The genomic DNA CTCCTCCACTTCGCCGACACTGCAGAAAAGCCTTCCCGGCTCGGCAAGAGCCCGTCCCAGAACCATAAGATTCACCGCCTGGGGAGTACCCCGGGAGAGCGCCATGGCATCGGCATCGAGTGTCGCTATGGGGTGCTCATCCTCGACGACGGCAACAGAGGAGGCGTTACCGACAATCCAGCCTTCCTTCCGGAGGAAGTGGCGATGAAGCATGACATTCTCCGGTTTCAGTGCCAGGAGTCCATCAGCCTGCCCCGGCCGAACCAGCGGGCTTGCGAACTCACCCACCTTGAGGTGGGATATGACTATACCCCCCCGCTGGGCCATGCCGTGCGTCTCGGATGTCATTACCGGCAATCCCTTGGAGATAGCAGTCTCGGCTAAGAGGCGGGTGACAAATAGAATCCCCTGCCCACCGACGCCGGAAATGATGAGCTGCTGCGAGATCATTGCTGCTCCTTCCGCCTGATCGAGCGGGAGGGGCAGACGTCAAGACATACTCCGCACC from Geobacter sp. DSM 9736 includes the following:
- a CDS encoding indolepyruvate oxidoreductase subunit beta encodes the protein MISQQLIISGVGGQGILFVTRLLAETAISKGLPVMTSETHGMAQRGGIVISHLKVGEFASPLVRPGQADGLLALKPENVMLHRHFLRKEGWIVGNASSVAVVEDEHPIATLDADAMALSRGTPQAVNLMVLGRALAEPGRLFCSVGEVEEMIRVKLVRKPALLEDSLAALRAGIEA